One genomic region from Candidatus Bathyarchaeia archaeon encodes:
- a CDS encoding ATP-binding protein: protein MIVAVASGKGGTGKTTVAVNLAVSIEKAQLLDCDVEEPNVHLLLNPKITREEPVYRLIPSINEDLCDHCGKCAAFCQYNAILVVAQKVLIFPELCHGCGGCILICPKKAISEGKHRIGCLKEGSKNGLEIVFGELEVGEPMAVPLIREVKKRMYKTKNVILDAPPGTSCPMIETVKGSDFCLLVTEPTPFGLHDLKITVTVLEDMKIPMGVMINRAGIGGKKVYEYCRERGIPILLEVPYQRKIAELYSKGIPFSLKMPEWREKFQKLFDDAKELVGK from the coding sequence GTGATAGTGGCCGTTGCTAGTGGAAAGGGTGGAACGGGCAAAACAACGGTAGCAGTTAACCTAGCCGTTTCCATAGAAAAAGCCCAATTATTAGACTGTGATGTCGAAGAACCTAACGTGCATCTGCTTTTAAACCCAAAAATAACCCGCGAAGAACCTGTTTATAGGCTTATTCCATCCATAAACGAGGATTTATGTGATCATTGCGGGAAATGTGCAGCCTTCTGCCAATACAACGCTATTCTGGTGGTTGCCCAAAAAGTCTTGATTTTTCCAGAGCTATGCCACGGCTGTGGAGGATGCATCTTAATATGCCCTAAAAAGGCCATTAGCGAGGGAAAGCACAGGATCGGATGTCTAAAAGAGGGCTCCAAGAATGGTCTGGAGATTGTTTTTGGAGAGCTTGAAGTTGGCGAACCAATGGCTGTTCCCTTAATCAGGGAAGTGAAAAAGCGCATGTACAAGACTAAAAACGTTATTTTGGATGCACCACCGGGAACAAGCTGTCCCATGATCGAAACGGTTAAGGGCAGCGACTTTTGCCTCCTCGTAACAGAGCCAACGCCTTTCGGGCTTCATGACTTGAAAATAACGGTAACAGTTTTAGAGGATATGAAAATCCCCATGGGCGTTATGATTAATAGGGCTGGGATAGGCGGCAAAAAGGTTTACGAATACTGTAGGGAAAGGGGCATACCAATTCTTCTCGAAGTTCCATATCAAAGGAAAATTGCAGAACTATATTCTAAAGGAATTCCATTCAGCTTGAAGATGCCGGAGTGGCGCGAGAAATTTCAAAAATTATTTGACGACGCGAAGGAGCTGGTAGGTAAGTGA
- a CDS encoding iron-sulfur cluster assembly scaffold protein, with the protein MPKKLKIEDLLLKAGYSAKAIKLYASKVNVGSMDKPDVSFAYTGLPCGDTITLCLKLENDVIKDAKFEYKGCVGTACAGSALTSLLIGKRIEEAWKITKEDVLRELNGLPETHCAVAVNALRKALEKLEERFL; encoded by the coding sequence ATGCCGAAAAAGCTAAAGATAGAAGATCTTTTGCTTAAGGCAGGTTATTCGGCTAAGGCCATAAAGCTCTATGCGAGCAAGGTCAACGTCGGTTCAATGGATAAGCCGGATGTCTCTTTTGCTTATACCGGCCTTCCATGCGGGGACACTATCACTCTTTGCTTGAAGCTTGAAAATGATGTGATTAAGGATGCAAAATTTGAGTATAAAGGCTGCGTCGGAACAGCCTGTGCAGGATCTGCTTTGACATCTCTGCTAATTGGAAAACGCATCGAGGAGGCATGGAAAATCACAAAAGAGGATGTTTTAAGGGAGTTGAATGGGCTTCCAGAAACTCACTGTGCAGTAGCCGTCAATGCTCTGCGCAAGGCTCTCGAAAAACTTGAGGAGAGGTTCCTGTGA